TTTGATAGGCAGGAATAAATGTGATGATGTGCATTAACTAATCCGGGAAGTATTACTCTATTTTTGACATCTATTACTCTATCTATTTTATGAAATGTTTTATTATATTTTACTATGCCATTTTTGATGTAAATATTCTTTTTATCAACTAAAATTCTATCTTCCTGTGGGAAAATAAGATAACCATTTTTTATCTCAATATTCATATCAATTCTCCAATAGAAAAGTTGATTACAAAAATTGTTACTTTATAAATTATAGTCAATTTAATAATTAATTCAAAAGTGTTTTGAGCCTTGACTTTAGTTTTTTATGTCCGCGATGAGGTAAGAGTGGGACTCCTGCACTCAATCAACTCGAGTAAACTCCAGCGGAAATCCATAATAAAGGTATTATGGAACATTTTGGATTCCCATGTCAAGCCATCCAAAAAGAATGGAGACATGCCTCAGAATGACAATTTTGGCTATAGGGATGGATATCATCATCCCGAAAGATTGTAAATCACTTAGATGAAGGCTAACCTTTCATCTACCCTATAATTTTTCTTCTGATTGTTACTTGGAATTCAAAATATAATAAAAAACTTATTTTGTAAGAATTATCATCCAATTATTTCTATTAAAATAATCATCCTGCAATTTCTTAAAATTTTTATATTCAGAAGCACTCACCTTTTTATTTTTGATGATAAAATTTGAACTATAGGTGATTTTATTATTTGCCTTCCTTGATTCAATCTCAAACTCTGCATATTCATTATCTTTTGACACAGAATTCGGTAAATACTCTATTTTTAATACTTCTGGAATTTCTATTTTTGCAGAATAGGAATATATTCTCTTTGAGTAAAGTTCAAGGTCATAATCTCTTTTCCTTATAGACGAAAAATTTCCTATATTAGCACCATAGATGGATAATTGAGGAATTTTAAAGCGAACTTTATCGCCCTGAAAAGTAGCATAGTGTGGAGATTCAAATATTAGCTTTACAGTCATATCTGAACTCAAGTCCTCTGGATTTGTAAAATCATAAGAAATAAGTTTTGAACCACCTCTTATATTGTTTACGACACCTTCAAAGAAAATATCCTGCTCATCTTTATTCTTATGCTTGAGTTGATTTTTCACATGAAAGTCACAATAACCTGTTGTTTTAAGTTCAAATACACCTTTTAGATTTCCGTGCTCGTTAATTTCAGCATTTAAAGTAACTTGAGCTTTGCTCTCCTTCTCATCCAGAACAGGAATCTCTACAAACTTTGCTTTGTCCTCTTTTATAATCAGCCCTTCTTTACCTTGATATGAATTGGGAATCCAGCCATATCTATTAAACTGAGTCATTGGTGAGACGAATTGGATATCTCCATTGTGTTCTATGGCAACCATAATGCTGTTGAATTGCGATGGCACCGGAAGAGAATTATCCATATCCAGTAATATAGAACGACTAAGACCCACTATTGAGAAATATCCCCATTTGCGCGTATTAACAAGCACAGGATATCCAGCTATGCCAGCGGCTTTGAGCATAGTAACCAGAAGCACAGCTTTATCTTGTGGGTCGCCATACTTATTTTCTAATACCTCTTTTGCCTTATTAGGCTGGTATCCACT
The Candidatus Cloacimonadota bacterium genome window above contains:
- a CDS encoding DUF3857 domain-containing protein, coding for MKKYILIVFLLATIFPNLSEAREYPNASGVVLLDSTTITLDKDMQVTKERFLRIKILEKRGRGIFGDIKERYDENSQEFEVLTAQTILPSGKIVQAEKDAISDVSAPEVGFATQYTNVLMKVVSFPALEPDVIIEYHYKVSSKKPIKHPLFGDVLFQGIEPIKKKIFTIILPLKEENKFNQEFIGNDIEPIIKQLSNDMVSYTFALKDIPKINSEPDMPPISEIAPKLLFTFYSSWEDFGKWYGEKFYKSAKANKSIKKVVEELGGATKEEQIENIALFVKQKIRSVYLSFGDSGYQPNKAKEVLENKYGDPQDKAVLLVTMLKAAGIAGYPVLVNTRKWGYFSIVGLSRSILLDMDNSLPVPSQFNSIMVAIEHNGDIQFVSPMTQFNRYGWIPNSYQGKEGLIIKEDKAKFVEIPVLDEKESKAQVTLNAEINEHGNLKGVFELKTTGYCDFHVKNQLKHKNKDEQDIFFEGVVNNIRGGSKLISYDFTNPEDLSSDMTVKLIFESPHYATFQGDKVRFKIPQLSIYGANIGNFSSIRKRDYDLELYSKRIYSYSAKIEIPEVLKIEYLPNSVSKDNEYAEFEIESRKANNKITYSSNFIIKNKKVSASEYKNFKKLQDDYFNRNNWMIILTK